A genomic window from Dehalococcoidales bacterium includes:
- a CDS encoding nitroreductase family protein: MDVLDAIKNRRSIRHYKNDPVDDAKVRAVLEAAHWAPSWGNFQCWRFIVVRDAKTKAEVAGCLMKEKVDNEWLESAASLSIKQAPVLIVVCAEKARAGCNAEGTPITDKGEYWFMFDIALATENLVLAAHAMGLGTVIVGGFDAVKAAKILEVPLEYAVVTMTPMGVPNHKGQVSPRKQLSEVLFNEKYGR; encoded by the coding sequence ATGGATGTTTTAGACGCCATTAAAAACCGGAGAAGCATACGGCACTATAAAAACGACCCGGTAGATGACGCCAAGGTCCGGGCGGTCCTCGAAGCAGCGCACTGGGCCCCCTCCTGGGGCAACTTCCAGTGCTGGCGCTTTATCGTAGTGCGGGACGCCAAAACCAAAGCAGAGGTCGCCGGCTGCCTGATGAAAGAAAAGGTAGACAACGAGTGGCTGGAAAGCGCCGCCAGTTTATCCATCAAGCAGGCCCCGGTGCTGATAGTAGTCTGCGCCGAGAAAGCCAGGGCCGGCTGCAACGCCGAAGGCACCCCCATTACCGATAAAGGCGAGTACTGGTTCATGTTCGATATCGCCCTGGCTACGGAAAACCTGGTGCTGGCCGCCCACGCCATGGGGCTGGGTACGGTTATCGTGGGGGGGTTCGACGCTGTCAAGGCGGCTAAAATCCTGGAGGTGCCGCTGGAATACGCGGTGGTCACGATGACGCCGATGGGCGTGCCCAACCATAAAGGTCAGGTATCCCCGCGCAAGCAGCTTTCAGAAGTGCTCTTCAACGAAAAATACGGCCGTTAG
- a CDS encoding protein-L-isoaspartate(D-aspartate) O-methyltransferase, whose protein sequence is MDFAAARAGLIAHLGSEIKDERVLAAMSRIPRELFVPEQSRSLAYEDSPLPIGWEQTISQPFIIALMTEALELTGKEKVLEIGTGSGYQTAILAELAAKVISVERIPALAESAGKVLDRLGYNNIEIYPAGERLGREQDAPYDAILVTAAAPEIPETLIAQLAEGGRMVIPAGPRHVQELYKVIKERDGQTVRKLGGCRFVALIGKDAWEN, encoded by the coding sequence ATGGATTTTGCAGCAGCCCGGGCCGGACTGATAGCGCATCTTGGTTCCGAGATTAAAGACGAGCGGGTGCTGGCGGCCATGTCCCGCATTCCCCGCGAGCTATTCGTGCCGGAGCAAAGCCGCAGCCTGGCTTATGAAGATAGCCCGCTGCCAATCGGCTGGGAACAGACTATTTCCCAGCCCTTTATTATCGCCCTGATGACGGAAGCGCTGGAGCTTACCGGTAAAGAGAAGGTGCTGGAGATAGGCACGGGCAGCGGCTACCAGACGGCCATCCTGGCGGAACTGGCGGCCAAAGTGATATCCGTGGAACGCATCCCCGCCCTGGCGGAGTCCGCCGGGAAAGTGCTGGACCGCCTGGGCTATAACAACATCGAGATATACCCGGCGGGAGAAAGGCTGGGCCGGGAACAGGACGCCCCTTATGACGCCATACTGGTAACCGCCGCCGCCCCGGAGATACCGGAGACGCTTATAGCGCAGCTGGCGGAAGGCGGCAGAATGGTAATACCGGCTGGCCCGCGGCATGTCCAGGAACTATATAAGGTAATCAAGGAAAGAGACGGCCAAACCGTCCGTAAGCTCGGCGGCTGCCGTTTCGTGGCATTGATAGGCAAAGACGCCTGGGAAAATTAA
- the xerD gene encoding site-specific tyrosine recombinase XerD has protein sequence MKEPIESFLHYLAVEKGYSEHTISAYRNDLTGLTEFALKQANLQRSPSWANFTRQEMLGYMLDLKERGYVATTMARKVAASRSFFSFMVAEGQIKTDPTENMSSPSVGKALPKPIPLAQVRLLLEQPAKLSTSEARRDRAMLELLYASGMRISELVALNMGDVNFEGDYFVRCLGKGRKERIIPLYQNIAAAVKKYVDEDRPKLAHGHKETALFLNARGDRLTRQGFWQKLKEYAKSAGLSPQISPHTLRHSFATHMLSGGADLRSVQELLGHANISTTQVYTHLTTEEVRRSYDKSHPRAK, from the coding sequence ATGAAAGAGCCAATCGAAAGCTTTCTGCATTACCTGGCAGTGGAGAAAGGATATTCGGAACATACCATATCCGCCTACCGGAACGACCTCACCGGGCTAACGGAATTTGCTCTGAAGCAAGCCAACCTTCAGCGTTCCCCCTCCTGGGCCAATTTCACGCGGCAGGAAATGCTGGGCTATATGCTCGACCTCAAGGAAAGGGGCTACGTGGCTACCACCATGGCCAGGAAGGTAGCGGCGTCCCGCTCTTTCTTCAGTTTCATGGTGGCGGAAGGGCAGATAAAGACCGACCCCACGGAAAATATGAGCTCCCCCAGCGTGGGCAAGGCGCTGCCCAAGCCGATACCGCTGGCGCAGGTGCGTCTGCTGCTGGAACAGCCGGCCAAACTCAGCACCTCCGAGGCCCGGCGGGACCGCGCCATGCTGGAACTACTTTATGCCAGCGGCATGAGGATAAGCGAACTGGTGGCGCTCAACATGGGCGATGTCAACTTCGAGGGGGACTACTTCGTGCGGTGCCTGGGCAAAGGCAGAAAAGAGCGCATCATACCCCTCTACCAGAATATCGCCGCGGCGGTAAAAAAATACGTTGACGAAGACCGTCCCAAGCTGGCCCACGGGCATAAAGAGACGGCGCTTTTCCTTAACGCACGCGGGGACAGGCTGACCCGGCAGGGGTTCTGGCAGAAGCTGAAGGAATACGCCAAGTCCGCCGGCCTAAGCCCCCAGATCAGTCCGCATACCCTGCGGCACAGCTTCGCCACGCACATGCTCAGCGGCGGCGCGGACTTAAGGTCGGTGCAGGAACTGCTGGGACATGCCAACATTTCCACCACCCAGGTCTATACCCACCTGACCACCGAAGAAGTGCGGCGGTCTTATGATAAGTCTCATCCCAGAGCTAAATAG
- a CDS encoding GspE/PulE family protein: MVVPIEEARNILRRKSPEPEALRLIPETMARKHLAIPVDIQGNILRVAMANPSDILALEALASWSQMRIEAEAAPADEVNEAIDLNYKDYEQIEKQISSIPFAADSKANNQFVINTDTEAPVAQALTLIIDEAVKARASDIHLHPGEDNLRVRYRIDGTLHDMFSLPLTTLTQLISRIKILANMNIAEHHRPQDGQFSVKAKGRMIDIRVAIIATVYGEMAVLRLLDKSRASLNLSELGFLPDSLVIYEKMLKVPYGVILVSGPTGAGKTTTLYASLNSLDQSERNIITVEDPVEYRFSNINQIQVNQRAGVTFASGLRSILRLDPDVILIGEIRDAETANIAIQSALTGHLVLSSIHANDAVGVVTRLLDLGVEPFLVSSALIGVVAQRMVRCNCPKCSRPVKASPEENVIYSQEIGEEKSEFYHGAGCKSCANSGYRGRTGIFEILCTSDAFKSLLVKGANAGELRTQAIKDGMDTLLKDGMRKVRKNITTPAEVLRNTYSVV; this comes from the coding sequence ATGGTAGTACCTATCGAAGAAGCCAGAAACATTTTACGCAGAAAATCACCTGAGCCGGAGGCTTTACGTCTCATTCCGGAGACGATGGCGCGTAAGCACCTGGCCATACCGGTGGATATTCAAGGCAATATCCTGCGGGTGGCTATGGCTAACCCGTCCGATATCCTCGCCCTGGAAGCGCTGGCCAGCTGGAGCCAGATGCGCATCGAGGCCGAAGCCGCCCCGGCGGATGAAGTCAATGAAGCTATCGACCTCAATTACAAAGACTACGAGCAGATAGAGAAGCAGATATCCAGTATTCCTTTCGCCGCTGACAGCAAGGCCAACAATCAGTTCGTGATCAACACGGATACGGAAGCTCCGGTGGCCCAGGCGTTGACGCTGATTATCGATGAAGCCGTGAAAGCCCGGGCGTCCGATATCCACCTCCACCCCGGTGAAGATAACCTGCGGGTGCGCTATCGTATTGACGGCACGCTGCATGACATGTTCTCCCTTCCCCTCACCACCCTGACGCAGCTTATTTCCCGCATCAAGATTCTGGCCAATATGAACATCGCCGAACATCACCGCCCGCAAGACGGGCAGTTTTCCGTTAAGGCCAAGGGGCGGATGATAGATATCCGTGTCGCCATCATCGCTACCGTATACGGGGAAATGGCGGTGCTTCGTCTCCTGGACAAGTCCAGGGCCAGCCTGAATCTTTCGGAGCTGGGGTTCCTGCCGGATAGTCTGGTCATATATGAAAAGATGCTCAAAGTCCCCTACGGTGTAATTCTGGTCAGCGGCCCCACCGGCGCCGGCAAGACCACCACGCTGTATGCTTCGCTTAACTCCCTGGACCAGTCGGAACGCAATATTATCACCGTGGAAGACCCGGTGGAATACCGCTTCTCCAACATCAATCAGATACAGGTAAACCAGCGCGCCGGCGTCACTTTCGCCAGCGGCTTGAGGTCCATTCTCCGGCTTGACCCCGATGTCATATTAATCGGTGAGATTCGTGACGCGGAGACGGCCAATATCGCTATCCAGTCGGCCCTTACCGGCCACCTGGTGCTTTCCTCCATCCATGCCAATGACGCGGTGGGCGTGGTCACGCGTTTGCTCGACCTCGGTGTGGAGCCTTTCCTGGTCTCCTCCGCTTTAATCGGCGTGGTGGCCCAGCGCATGGTGCGCTGTAACTGCCCCAAGTGCTCCCGCCCGGTGAAAGCCTCCCCGGAAGAGAACGTTATTTACAGCCAGGAAATAGGGGAGGAGAAGAGCGAGTTCTACCACGGCGCCGGCTGCAAGTCCTGCGCCAACAGCGGCTACCGGGGACGGACGGGTATATTTGAAATACTCTGCACCTCCGATGCCTTCAAATCCCTCCTGGTAAAAGGGGCTAACGCCGGCGAGCTGCGAACTCAGGCTATCAAAGACGGCATGGACACGCTGCTGAAAGACGGCATGAGAAAGGTACGGAAAAACATTACCACCCCCGCGGAAGTCCTGCGCAATACCTATTCCGTGGTCTGA
- a CDS encoding type II secretion system F family protein, with protein MIYQYVACSESGEIVKGKLTAVGEEAISEMLGFAGYRLINLHPYMPFFSLGNLTAGLFPVKTTDIIMLFRQLALLIESGVNIVTALELLKDQISNHNLKKVVMEVISDIRAGNQLSVAMNRHPEVFNPLSCRTLSIGEQTGGLETMLRQVAEYMEKEQVTRKGIKGALMYPAVALFVAMAVVMLLMFFVLPAFAGFYSDLGAQLPALTRMMLSASVILKQYFMVIILSVFITAALLMIYFKTSDGKYNLDRIMLRIPILGRVRHLNELARCSRSISLLYTAGLPLTEIMPLVIQGSTNRVMAQALYNVQTEMLKGEGLAKPMSKSPLFLPMMVQMVKVGEETGSLDASLQAVANNYEAEAQDKTKSLISMIQPVMTIFIGGVVGLIALSMVSAMYSMYGQTF; from the coding sequence ATGATTTATCAGTACGTAGCCTGTAGTGAATCGGGCGAAATTGTTAAAGGGAAACTGACGGCTGTCGGCGAGGAAGCCATTTCCGAGATGCTCGGCTTTGCCGGCTACCGCCTGATTAACCTGCACCCTTACATGCCTTTCTTCAGCCTGGGCAATCTGACGGCCGGGCTGTTCCCCGTTAAAACTACGGATATCATCATGCTTTTCCGTCAGCTCGCCCTGCTGATAGAGTCCGGCGTCAACATCGTTACCGCGCTGGAGCTTTTAAAAGACCAGATATCCAACCATAATCTGAAGAAAGTGGTTATGGAAGTCATCTCCGATATCCGTGCCGGCAACCAGCTCTCCGTGGCCATGAACCGCCACCCGGAGGTTTTTAATCCTCTGAGCTGCCGTACCCTGAGCATCGGCGAGCAGACCGGCGGCCTGGAAACCATGCTGCGGCAGGTGGCGGAATATATGGAGAAGGAACAGGTGACCCGCAAGGGAATCAAGGGCGCCCTGATGTATCCGGCTGTCGCCCTGTTCGTGGCGATGGCGGTGGTGATGTTGCTTATGTTCTTCGTATTACCGGCATTCGCCGGCTTTTACAGCGACCTCGGGGCGCAGCTGCCCGCTCTCACCAGGATGATGTTGAGCGCCTCGGTGATTCTCAAGCAATATTTCATGGTTATCATTCTCAGTGTTTTTATCACGGCCGCTCTGCTTATGATTTATTTCAAAACATCAGACGGCAAATATAACCTGGACCGTATCATGCTCCGTATTCCGATACTGGGCAGAGTCCGGCACCTTAACGAGCTTGCCCGCTGCTCGCGCAGCATTTCCCTGCTTTATACCGCCGGCCTGCCGCTGACGGAGATAATGCCCCTGGTAATTCAGGGCAGTACCAACCGGGTCATGGCGCAGGCGCTTTACAATGTGCAGACGGAGATGCTCAAAGGCGAAGGGCTGGCCAAGCCGATGTCCAAGAGCCCGCTTTTCCTGCCGATGATGGTGCAGATGGTCAAGGTGGGGGAAGAGACCGGCAGTCTGGACGCCTCCTTGCAGGCGGTCGCCAATAACTATGAAGCTGAAGCGCAGGACAAGACCAAGAGTTTGATCAGCATGATTCAGCCGGTGATGACCATATTTATCGGCGGGGTTGTCGGCCTTATCGCGCTTTCCATGGTATCGGCTATGTATTCGATGTACGGGCAGACATTTTAG
- a CDS encoding PilN domain-containing protein: protein MANNSTSIYINDTSIRLMVTRGRRITKLADMPLDIGLADIDTPEKENQLAEKISFLLKSNKVNEKKIILGISGLHCLTRPVILPELPRPMVKEAITREARRVLPVPLEQLYISWQIVSTTQGKIQAFLVAMPRQIADMVMRVFAQAGCKPYLMDIKPLALARLAKESTALIVDVQSKEFDIIIMQQGMPQPIRTVSFPQESLPTQEKLDMVKEDVKRTVQFFNSNNNENQIQPGTTMYVSGEMADETDIYESLAHDLGFTPVLLTSPLKCIKQLDPSRYLVNAGLALKEIYKEGGVLLPNFNTLPEPYLPKQVPMSRLMAIPATGIAIGIIILLTVMVQNAAADINTAQSQLQNTQFILEKKQSDKKTILQAITDTQAQLTDAEQAYQVYSSALKSLNKTGELMNTDIGATVDNMVPDLYLEAVNHNGGELSINGKASTEQEVLEFVRNLEDTGRFSEITIASIKLSEDEEETYVDYSLTCILEENRN from the coding sequence ATGGCTAATAATTCCACATCCATTTACATTAACGATACCAGCATCCGCCTGATGGTTACCCGTGGCCGGCGCATTACCAAGCTGGCGGATATGCCGCTGGACATTGGTCTTGCTGATATCGATACTCCGGAAAAAGAGAATCAGCTGGCCGAGAAAATCTCCTTCCTCCTCAAGTCCAACAAGGTCAATGAAAAGAAAATCATTCTCGGCATTAGCGGCCTGCACTGTTTGACCCGCCCCGTCATTTTGCCTGAGCTGCCGCGGCCGATGGTGAAAGAAGCCATCACCCGGGAAGCCAGGCGGGTGCTGCCCGTGCCGCTGGAACAGCTCTATATATCCTGGCAGATAGTTTCCACCACCCAGGGAAAAATTCAGGCTTTCCTGGTGGCCATGCCCCGCCAGATAGCAGACATGGTAATGCGGGTTTTCGCTCAGGCCGGCTGTAAGCCTTACCTGATGGATATTAAACCCCTGGCCCTGGCCAGGCTGGCCAAGGAAAGCACCGCGCTTATCGTTGACGTGCAGTCCAAAGAGTTCGACATTATCATCATGCAGCAGGGCATGCCCCAGCCGATACGTACCGTCTCCTTCCCCCAGGAATCGCTGCCGACACAGGAAAAACTGGACATGGTTAAAGAAGACGTTAAGCGTACGGTCCAGTTCTTCAATTCCAATAATAATGAAAACCAGATTCAGCCGGGTACCACGATGTATGTATCCGGTGAAATGGCCGATGAAACGGATATTTATGAGTCCCTGGCCCATGACCTGGGTTTCACACCCGTATTACTCACTTCCCCCTTAAAATGCATCAAGCAGCTTGACCCCTCGCGGTATCTGGTTAACGCGGGACTGGCCCTTAAAGAGATATACAAAGAGGGCGGCGTGCTGCTTCCCAATTTCAACACCTTGCCGGAGCCGTATTTACCCAAGCAGGTGCCCATGAGCCGCCTGATGGCGATACCGGCCACCGGCATCGCTATAGGTATTATCATTCTGCTGACGGTAATGGTGCAAAACGCTGCGGCGGATATCAATACCGCCCAGAGCCAGCTCCAGAATACCCAGTTCATCCTGGAAAAAAAGCAGAGTGACAAGAAAACGATATTGCAGGCCATCACGGATACGCAGGCGCAGCTGACTGACGCGGAACAGGCTTACCAGGTGTACTCCAGCGCGCTCAAGAGCCTGAACAAGACCGGGGAATTGATGAACACGGATATCGGCGCCACCGTTGATAACATGGTCCCGGACCTGTACCTGGAGGCTGTCAACCATAACGGCGGCGAGTTAAGCATTAACGGCAAAGCGTCTACCGAGCAGGAAGTCCTGGAGTTTGTCCGGAATCTTGAAGATACCGGCAGGTTCTCGGAAATAACCATCGCTTCAATTAAACTCAGCGAGGATGAAGAAGAAACTTACGTGGATTATTCCCTTACCTGCATCCTGGAGGAGAATAGAAATTGA
- a CDS encoding PilT/PilU family type 4a pilus ATPase, translating into MTDIVALLQLGKKKNASDLHMVVSSPPLYRVHGSLMAATDMPVLSADDIEEALKHVATEKEMADFHNNLELDFGRTVPEVGRVRFNAAKQQDTTSVVARLLPAAIPTPEDLGLPKVCKELVMRPRGLVVISGPTGSGKSTTLASMIDYLNSKENRRVITIEDPIEYTYVNKKCTITQRELGRDTLSFAEALRHVLRQDPDVILVGEMRDLETASTALTVAETGHLVLTTGHAPSTAQAVERIANMFPPHERSLAQTRIASLLLGIFCQALVPKADGTGRVAAIEVLLANAAVRNLIREGKTFQLPNTIRMNTQQGMELLDQSLVRLYRAGSITQQQVFDFCNDHDEIIRLTGEKPETKKNSPEPVLTTQFS; encoded by the coding sequence TTGACAGACATTGTAGCTTTATTACAGCTCGGTAAGAAAAAAAATGCCTCTGACCTTCACATGGTTGTGTCCAGCCCGCCGCTGTACCGCGTGCACGGCAGCCTGATGGCGGCGACGGATATGCCGGTGCTTTCCGCCGATGATATCGAGGAGGCTTTGAAACACGTTGCTACTGAGAAAGAGATGGCCGATTTTCATAATAACCTGGAGCTGGATTTCGGGCGCACTGTCCCGGAAGTCGGCCGGGTGCGTTTTAACGCCGCCAAGCAGCAGGATACCACCAGCGTGGTCGCCCGTCTATTGCCGGCCGCGATTCCCACCCCGGAGGACCTGGGCTTGCCCAAGGTCTGTAAAGAGCTAGTGATGCGGCCGCGCGGCCTGGTGGTTATCAGCGGCCCTACCGGCAGCGGCAAGTCCACCACGCTCGCCTCGATGATTGACTACCTGAACAGCAAGGAAAACCGCCGCGTGATAACTATCGAGGACCCTATCGAATACACCTATGTAAATAAAAAATGCACCATCACCCAGCGCGAACTGGGGCGTGACACGCTGTCTTTCGCCGAGGCTTTAAGGCACGTGCTGCGGCAGGACCCGGATGTCATACTCGTCGGTGAAATGCGTGACCTGGAAACCGCCTCGACGGCGCTGACCGTGGCGGAGACCGGCCACCTTGTCCTGACTACCGGCCATGCCCCCAGCACCGCCCAGGCCGTGGAGCGTATCGCCAACATGTTCCCTCCCCACGAGCGTTCCCTGGCCCAGACCCGTATCGCCTCGCTGCTGCTGGGCATATTCTGCCAGGCGCTGGTGCCTAAAGCCGATGGCACCGGCCGGGTGGCGGCTATCGAGGTCTTGCTGGCCAACGCCGCCGTCCGGAACCTTATCAGGGAAGGCAAGACATTCCAGCTGCCCAACACCATCCGCATGAACACCCAGCAGGGTATGGAGCTGCTTGACCAGTCGCTGGTCCGTCTCTACCGCGCCGGCAGCATCACCCAGCAACAGGTCTTTGATTTCTGTAACGACCATGATGAAATCATCCGGCTTACCGGTGAAAAACCGGAAACCAAGAAGAACAGCCCGGAGCCGGTGCTGACCACGCAGTTCAGCTAA
- a CDS encoding type II secretion system protein: MKKFLKKFRYGQKGFTLIELLVVVAILGVLAAVAVPNVGKFIGKGKAEAKETELANVVTAVTAAMADAIVGTIPGEAPFSFGNGDYDTTTPGVDVTVGTGITVGQYLAGGVNKVTGAYSIAADGTVTQLWFTGDETPTTGD; this comes from the coding sequence ATGAAAAAGTTTCTCAAAAAGTTCCGCTATGGACAAAAAGGCTTCACCCTTATCGAGTTGCTGGTGGTCGTAGCCATTCTCGGCGTGCTGGCAGCCGTGGCCGTGCCTAACGTGGGCAAGTTCATCGGCAAGGGCAAGGCCGAGGCCAAGGAGACCGAGCTGGCCAACGTGGTCACCGCCGTCACCGCCGCTATGGCCGACGCCATTGTCGGTACTATTCCCGGCGAGGCTCCTTTTTCTTTCGGCAACGGCGACTATGATACCACAACCCCCGGAGTAGATGTAACCGTCGGTACGGGCATCACTGTAGGGCAGTATCTCGCCGGTGGGGTTAATAAGGTTACCGGCGCTTACTCCATCGCCGCCGATGGCACCGTTACCCAGCTCTGGTTCACCGGCGACGAAACACCCACCACCGGCGACTAA
- a CDS encoding prepilin peptidase, producing MIIQLAILFTLVGIATGSFLNVCIDRLPRRKSLNFPASHCDACQHPLKLTDLIPIASYLFLRGRCRYCRARLPLRMLTVEAAGGLLFFLAYWQYGLSAWFGITVFWGCVFLVIMFIDWEHQLILNRITYPAAGIALVIMAVNSFVPGADFFPGRIFYPDNGLYSGLASGAVILVFFLLIAIIRPGAMGMGDVKLVALIGFVSGFPLVVFSMLIGVVIGGVVAIYLLAAGKKGRKDVIPYGTFLAIGPIIALIFERQIVDWYLKFF from the coding sequence ATGATAATCCAACTGGCCATCCTCTTCACCCTGGTGGGTATCGCCACGGGCAGTTTTCTCAATGTCTGCATCGACCGCCTGCCGCGGCGCAAGTCATTGAACTTTCCGGCTTCTCACTGTGACGCCTGCCAGCACCCGCTCAAGCTGACGGATCTTATCCCTATCGCCAGTTACCTTTTTTTACGCGGGCGCTGCCGCTACTGCCGGGCCCGGTTGCCCCTAAGAATGCTAACGGTGGAAGCGGCCGGCGGGCTGCTCTTTTTCCTGGCCTACTGGCAGTACGGGTTAAGCGCCTGGTTCGGCATTACCGTTTTCTGGGGCTGCGTTTTCCTGGTAATCATGTTCATAGACTGGGAGCACCAGCTGATATTGAACCGGATTACCTATCCGGCGGCGGGCATCGCCCTGGTCATCATGGCGGTAAACTCCTTCGTGCCGGGCGCGGATTTTTTCCCGGGCCGGATATTTTACCCGGATAACGGCTTATACAGCGGCCTGGCCAGCGGCGCGGTGATACTCGTGTTTTTCCTGTTGATCGCCATCATCCGGCCGGGCGCGATGGGCATGGGTGACGTCAAACTGGTGGCGCTCATCGGGTTTGTCAGCGGTTTCCCGCTGGTGGTATTTTCCATGCTTATCGGGGTGGTTATCGGGGGCGTGGTGGCCATATACCTGCTGGCCGCCGGTAAAAAGGGCCGCAAAGACGTCATTCCCTACGGCACTTTCCTGGCCATCGGGCCTATCATAGCTTTGATCTTCGAGCGCCAGATTGTGGACTGGTATCTAAAGTTCTTTTAA
- a CDS encoding winged helix-turn-helix domain-containing protein: MNGGQIIGGAAGQRVAVGRRRSNIEIIADMLRVGENGAGKTEIMYTANLSYSQIQKYLDYLVNQGFVNRVSMDNTMFAYQVTENGLKLLKAIDALMHMLDAAEPPM, from the coding sequence TTGAACGGCGGGCAGATTATCGGCGGCGCGGCGGGCCAGAGGGTGGCGGTAGGGCGGCGGCGCTCCAATATAGAGATTATCGCGGACATGCTGCGGGTGGGGGAAAACGGCGCGGGCAAGACGGAAATAATGTACACCGCCAACCTGAGCTACAGCCAGATACAAAAGTACCTGGATTATCTGGTGAACCAGGGATTCGTTAACCGGGTCAGCATGGACAATACCATGTTTGCTTACCAGGTGACGGAAAACGGCCTGAAACTGCTTAAAGCCATAGACGCCCTGATGCACATGCTGGATGCCGCGGAACCCCCCATGTAA
- a CDS encoding GH3 auxin-responsive promoter family protein, whose product MIKAIDLLRQGKHEELWQMCCGFLRLDMESFMDIQENLMLQQIELLNKSPLGNKIMRGVKPRTVAEFRQRVPLTSYKDYTPELLDKREDILPEKPLLWGHSAGRSGEYPCKWIPLTADYAWELSKALYGIGMISCASYWGDTSHIPETIKVLYSVARKPYISGVFADMLTKQSPIKYMPPLEETDTLSFEERIQKGFACAMADGLDYFFGLSLVLEKVGEKIRNGSGKIDIRPYLGSPKAMFRLARGKAKSMLAGRPMLPKDLWTIRGIIGSGIDSSVYKNKIKQLWGRSPLDLYSCTEGGVIAVQAWDYKNMTFIPNLNFLEFIPEDEQLKLQMDRTYIPKTLLLNEVKAGEAYEIIITSFHGGAMVRYRLGDMVRIESLHNNELGIATPQMSFERRVTDIIDFNVIRFTEKSIWQALEKSGIQYEDWFAYKIPGEQSLNLYIELKNGSRIKENELTATIYNSLTQGEDDFTSSATHEDLMDMVGFEINVNVLPEGTFAEYTAKRQAEGADLAHLKPPHINPPDKVLAMLAPAAEETIIVTKTGVRTSEKKGEETVPVA is encoded by the coding sequence ATGATAAAAGCAATTGACCTACTGCGCCAGGGTAAGCATGAAGAGCTGTGGCAGATGTGCTGCGGCTTTCTCCGCCTGGATATGGAAAGCTTCATGGATATCCAGGAAAATCTGATGCTGCAGCAGATTGAGCTGCTGAACAAAAGCCCTCTGGGCAATAAAATAATGCGGGGAGTTAAGCCCCGGACGGTGGCGGAGTTCCGGCAGCGGGTGCCGCTCACCAGCTATAAAGATTACACGCCGGAGCTGCTGGATAAAAGGGAAGACATTTTGCCGGAGAAACCACTGCTCTGGGGGCATAGCGCCGGACGCTCCGGGGAATACCCCTGCAAGTGGATACCGCTCACCGCCGATTATGCCTGGGAGCTGAGCAAGGCGCTATACGGCATCGGGATGATTTCCTGCGCCAGCTACTGGGGAGATACCTCCCACATACCGGAGACCATCAAAGTCCTATATTCCGTGGCCCGCAAGCCCTATATCTCCGGCGTTTTCGCCGATATGCTCACCAAACAATCGCCCATAAAATATATGCCGCCCCTGGAAGAGACGGATACGCTTTCCTTCGAGGAAAGAATACAGAAAGGCTTCGCCTGCGCCATGGCGGACGGGCTGGACTATTTCTTCGGGCTTTCCCTGGTACTGGAGAAAGTGGGAGAAAAGATACGCAACGGCTCCGGCAAGATAGATATACGCCCGTACCTGGGCAGCCCCAAAGCCATGTTCAGGCTGGCCAGGGGCAAGGCCAAAAGCATGCTGGCCGGCCGCCCCATGCTGCCTAAAGACCTGTGGACGATAAGAGGCATTATCGGCAGCGGCATAGACAGCTCGGTTTACAAGAATAAAATAAAGCAGCTCTGGGGGAGAAGCCCCCTGGACCTGTATTCCTGCACCGAGGGCGGGGTTATCGCCGTCCAGGCCTGGGACTATAAAAATATGACCTTTATTCCTAACCTCAATTTCCTGGAGTTCATACCGGAAGACGAGCAGCTGAAGCTGCAAATGGATCGCACCTATATCCCGAAGACGCTGCTGCTTAATGAAGTGAAAGCCGGCGAAGCTTACGAGATAATCATCACCAGTTTCCACGGCGGGGCCATGGTGAGGTACCGGCTGGGGGACATGGTCAGGATTGAGTCTTTACATAATAATGAGCTGGGCATTGCCACGCCGCAGATGTCCTTCGAAAGAAGGGTAACCGATATTATCGATTTCAATGTTATCCGTTTCACGGAAAAATCCATCTGGCAGGCCCTGGAAAAGTCCGGCATCCAGTATGAGGACTGGTTCGCTTACAAAATCCCGGGAGAGCAGTCGCTCAACCTGTACATCGAGCTTAAGAACGGTTCCCGGATAAAGGAAAATGAGCTGACCGCTACCATATATAACAGCCTCACCCAGGGTGAAGATGATTTTACCTCCTCCGCCACCCATGAAGACCTCATGGACATGGTTGGTTTTGAAATCAACGTCAATGTATTGCCGGAGGGCACTTTCGCGGAGTACACCGCCAAAAGACAGGCGGAGGGCGCTGACCTGGCCCACCTAAAGCCGCCCCACATCAACCCCCCGGATAAAGTGCTGGCCATGCTGGCGCCGGCAGCGGAAGAGACCATTATCGTGACTAAAACAGGGGTAAGAACGTCGGAAAAAAAGGGCGAGGAAACGGTGCCGGTAGCCTAG